In Phaseolus vulgaris cultivar G19833 chromosome 10, P. vulgaris v2.0, whole genome shotgun sequence, a single genomic region encodes these proteins:
- the LOC137818478 gene encoding trihelix transcription factor ENAP2, with amino-acid sequence MATQNDAASPTKKPQPIPWTHQETVHLIRAYQEKWYALKRGPLRHNQWEEVAVVVAARCGYDLAYPAKSALQCRHKMEKLRQRHRAEKKHVAATLRPAAWQYNALMEDLERGPLPISALAPFQNDTDSDPDEDANYQNDNDGDASFVKSKSISCILSERPVRMRSGERGFLRERVEEERGEDDDDDRDDVLALPAEIRAFAERFIGMESLKMEMMKETERCRLEMEKKRIQMILDSQRRIVDSIGRAFGSNKRIKITQQI; translated from the coding sequence ATGGCCACCCAAAACGACGCCGCTTCGCCCACCAAGAAGCCCCAACCCATCCCCTGGACCCACCAAGAAACTGTCCACCTCATCCGCGCCTACCAGGAGAAGTGGTACGCGCTCAAGCGCGGGCCCCTCCGCCACAACCAGTGGGAGGAGGTCGCCGTCGTCGTCGCCGCGCGCTGCGGCTACGACCTCGCCTACCCCGCCAAGTCCGCCCTCCAGTGCCGCCACAAGATGGAGAAGCTCCGCCAGCGCCACCGCGCCGAGAAGAAACACGTCGCCGCCACGCTGCGCCCCGCCGCCTGGCAGTACAACGCTCTCATGGAGGACCTCGAACGCGGCCCCCTCCCCATCTCCGCCCTCGCCCCTTTCCAAAACGACACCGATTCGGACCCCGACGAGGACGCCAATTATCAGAACGATAATGATGGCGATGCGAGCTTTGTCAAGTCGAAGAGTATTAGCTGTATTCTCAGCGAGAGGCCCGTGAGAATGAGAAGCGGTGAAAGAGGGTTTTTGAGGGAGCGTGTTGAAGAAGAACGAGGCGAGGACGACGATGACGATCGCGACGACGTTTTGGCGCTTCCGGCGGAGATTAGGGCTTTCGCTGAGAGGTTTATTGGAATGGAGAGTTTGAAGATGGAGATGATGAAGGAAACTGAGAGGTGTAGGTTGGAGATGGAGAAGAAGCGGATCCAGATGATTCTGGACTCGCAGCGGAGGATCGTTGATTCCATTGGGAGAGCGTTTGGGTCTAACAAGAGGATCAAGATCACTCAACAAATCTGA
- the LOC137819119 gene encoding secreted RxLR effector protein 161-like — protein sequence MCQTKYYREILKKFEMENCKEASTPMSTSCYMDADLAGTTVDQTKFIGLIGSLLYLTVRRPDIMFVVFLCTRFQSNPKEPHFKAAKRILKYLKGTTNVGLWYPSHSPINLIGYSNSNFARCKMDRKSTSDTYHLLGASLISRHSKKQACVALSTTEAEYIAIGSCCAQILWIKQQL from the coding sequence ATGTGTCAAACTAAGTACTACAGggagattctcaagaagtttgagatggaaaaCTGCAAAGAGGCCTCCACACCAATGTCAACAAGTTGTTATATGGATGCTGACTTGGCTGGAACAACAGTGGATCAAACCAAATTCATAGGATTGATTGGTTCCTTGCTATATCTCACTGTTAGAAGGCCTGACATCATGTTTGTTGTTTTCCTATGTACTAgatttcaatcaaatccaaaagAACCTCACTTCAAGGCTGCCAAACGAATTCTAAAATACCTTAAGGGCACAACCAATGTTGGTTTATGGTATCCCTCTCACTCTCCTATAAATTTGATTGGATATTCTAATTCTAATTTTGCAAGGTGCAAGAtggatagaaagagcacaagtgacACATATCATCTTCTTGGAGCAAGCCTCATATCtaggcatagcaagaagcaagcttgtgtggctCTCTCAACTACAGAAGCTGAGTATATAGCTATTGGTAGttgttgtgcacaaattcttTGGATCAAACAACAACTATAA